CACACGATCTATGATCGCACTCTGTAACTGTAGTGCCAGGCAAGATTTATGGATTCTGATGTTTATTCCTCAGTTTCTGTAATGAGATTTTACACGACGACTAACATACCCTcaaaaatgattcttcttctttcatAAGTCAAAGAACTACTACCAGCGATCTGCATCCAGATCCAGGACGCACGCTGCTGGGCTCCTTCTGAGTCAGACGACACGATGTGCGTACGTACAAAAGAATTACAAGAATATATAACCCAAGGAAAGAAAAGAACGAACTCCATCGAGAACACGTACAGGAATATGCCTAATATCTGCAGTAATGATCGGATCGGATGAGGCCGGCGAGACTTCGACAGCAGATGCATGGATCATCAGTTGCGGGCGCACTCGCCGGGGAACCCCTGCGGGAAGCGCCAGCCGTCGTCGCAGTAGTTGTACTGCAAGCAGTTCCGGCGCGCCCAAGCCACGGTGAGACGGTCCGTGTCGTCGGGCTGCCTGTCCATCCACTCGTTCCCACCGGCGGGGCACGACGTGCTGCGGCCGTCGACGACGGCGCAGGCGTTGGCTGTGTAGGCTCGGTAGGAGACGACGAAGGGCGCGCCGGACCAGTCGATGGGCACCTTGCCCTTCTCGGTGGCCCAGTAGCTGCCGTCCCACAGCGTGGCGTGCACCGCCATGGGCTTGGCATCCGGGTACGGCAGGTCGTCGTAGCGCTTGAACACGCGCACCGTCACGTCGTCCACCTGGAAGATGATGTTCTTGTCGTTCCAGATGATCTTATACTTGTGGAAGTCGGCGGCCGGGTCGAACCACAGGTAGAACTGGTGCTCCTTCTTGCCGTCGCCGCTGGCCCACACGTTGGTGTTGAGCACCGTCGGGGAGCCGCTGGAGTTGCCCATGAACTCCATGTCGATCTCGTCGTGCTCGTCGCCCTCGCCGGACGTCAGCTGCACATGCACAGCTATAGTCACCACTGCTGGAATGTAATAATAAAACGTACAGTAGTTGAACGGAATGGTGGCGGCGTACGTAGAAGGATGTGACAGTGCCGGCGGAGTTGCCGGCGACGAGCTTCATCTCGACGCTGAACTCGCCGAAGAGGTACTTGCGCGTGGAGTTGAAGCCAGCGCCAGAACGCCGGTCGAGGACGAGCGACGCCACCTGCCGGCCGGAACGGTCGTAGTCTTTGCGGACGTCACCGTCCGTGGTGAACTCGTCGAGCCAGAACTCCGCGGAGGCAGACCAGACGACGAGGCAGAGGACGGCGACCGCGAGCGACGGTGCGACCAGAGCAGCCGGAGTCGACGTCGGCCGCGCCATAGCTGTACGTTGATGGTGTGTGTTGTACTTGCTAGTGCTCGATCGATCGGCTGGCCTGGGTCGGCTTCTtagaaatgatgatgagcttgttcagaCACCAGCGCTGGGCCGTCCGTGCGGTTGATCTGGTGCAGCCAAGCACGGGATTTGTAGTGTGGCAGCGTCCTCTGGTCCCTCTGGTGGTGGCGCACCGGACGCCGCACAAGTTGCGTTTTCCATGAGTGCTGTGCGGCGCATTTGCTTACTCTTGTCGGGTTGCCGCCAAATCTCTCTCTCGGTTCACAACCGTCGGTGCAGGGATTGGATTTGGGTGATTAAATTACGAATAGTCTGCCTGGTCGGGAAAATTGTTGTATGGAATTGGATTTGCGCAGTTTCAGACTCAAGGAAAACGGTATCAAATGTTCGATCACTCATTTCGTTAGTCACTGACACTACGGCTAGATTATACTCCCTCACGGTGAAAAATGTGTGGGTCAAACTTTATCATCTTTAATTAGATTTATACacaatattagcaatatttatatcttcaaataaatttattataaaaataggttcaacgatttatctaatgatattaattatgtaccataaatatgaatattttCTCGTagatatttggtcaaagttgaaaTCGTTTAACTTTTCATAAAGCaaaaatgacaaaaaaaaaagacacgGGGAAGTAAGATACATTATTATAATAAAGTCCAGCCTTGATGTAAACAAGGCCAAAACTGAGATTCTCTGGCCTTTGCATGACAATACAGTAAATTTCAAAAAAAAGGGAGTACATAAGTGGTTGATGTGATGGTACTGTGGTTCTTGCTCTGCTTCTTTCGATTTGATTGCTGGAGGTGAAGCAGAGTATGATTGGTTCGTCTGGTGCAGCGACGGCTGAtgctgggccttgtttagtttcctcaaaattccaagttttttcactctttcttcgtcacatcaatttttagccgtttgcatgaagtattaaatgtaggtaaaaaaaataactaattacacagtttagttggaaatcacgagatgaatcttttgagcctagttggtccacgattggacaatatttgtcaaataagacaaaagtggtactattcatcagattgaaaaaactttcaatctaaacgTGGCCTGGCAATCATTCACAGACGCCCCACCAAACGGCAGAAGCTTCGAGCAGCACTCAGCAGCAGCACATGACAATGCATTTTCGGAACTGTATCCAGTGTCCTCTCCGCCCACCTCTCTTCCTAGCACGCTGTCTTGAAAACCTCACATGTATCGACCCACTCATCCATCCATGGCTTCTACCTTCTCAAGATctgtaaaaaaaaaattataatctACCTACACCTCCGGACAAGATGAAAATTCCGGCTCCTCCTCGCTTATTTGGCGGATGTGGCTGCTGCGGATGCTTGCGCAGGAGGAGAGGTGCTCATGCTtcggtattttttttttctttaattCAAAAGAGCAGCATAagatttgcaaaaaaaaattatcagaaaaacaaaattaaacaAAGAGTAACAAAACATCGTGACGTACAACTTGTTTGGCTTGTAGCTCCTCAGGCCTATCAAATCGGAATAAATAAAACCTTATTGACCACATTGCAAAGAAATTTTACGGTGCATGAAAATAAGTCAAGATGTAGACCTAAGGAGTAATTCTAAAATTAAGATCCAATTCGATGGGTCCGAGGAGCAATTTGACCATACCTGCAACTTGTTGTGGACTGAAGCTAAAATTTTGTGGGTCAGGAACTAATTCTAGAATTAAGTGGAAAGGTTAAAAAATACTTTCATCTTCAAATGGAATTCAGTCGTAGGGCATATAAAAAACTTGCTGTACTTGCAGAGAAGTAGGAGTGAATAAACTATGAGGCAAAATATTCAGTGCAAACAACATCTTCAGTGCAATCCATGAAAGCCCCATTAAAACTATACTTTGGAGTTTTCAAAAAATTTGAAACTATGCACACCAATAATGCATCCATAGATGTGCACTGTCACAAAATTTAAGATTCAAACTCGTTTTGcaaaaattcatatgaaaataaCAAATTTCATTGACATATGCACTAGAGGATGCAAAGGGTTTTCAAGATTACACCGAAAATATTGTTTGCGTTGAATATTTTGCCTATGAGCTATATAGGTATTATATatctcatcatatgaatcacaTCTATTTCGTCTTGATTGTAGCTGTTAGGTTGCGGCCGCCATCATCAACGAAGCTAAGGTTTGTTCATGCGGATGCCTCCAAAGAAACGTCGAGTTCATGAAGACGATCTGTTACCGGACTACGACGAGATATAGTATTACGATAGAGTAAGTGGATACAAGGTCTCGAACTCCAGCGAGATGCCGAGTTCGCCGCCGCCGCATCCCTCACGCTCGGTCTATAGAAATGACCAAGTTCGAGTTTGCTTCCTCCAGCTTGCTGTTACATGAAGGAGCCAGCTAGGCTGCCTTCCAACTCCGGCCCAGTCGTTCTTGGGTTCTTCCTTCTGGCCCGTATCGCCTTTCCTGGCCCAGCTCTGTCAACGCCTTCAGAATGGCCACCTTCTCCAGCTGCATCGGCTTCATCAGGGATATCAGCTTCTTCAGAGACAATACCGTCAGATGCAGTCACCTGGGCACCATTCATGACATTCCTCCCTCTTGAGTGCCAGCTTGCCCCTAAGCTGGCGCACGTGGAAACTATTTGCGAAGTGGAGCTTCATCTTTCCATGTAGACAGTTCTGGTGGCATGAAGGACCAACGCACCGACACTTGAGGCACGACAGTGTCATTCAGCTTGTGAAGGCGATGATCCAACACTGCGAAGGGTACCTGCAGCTCAACAGTATTGTCATGTAATTCAGGGCTTACCACAGTGTTTGGTGGAACTGCCAGCTTTagttgggagacatggaaaacagGGTGGATCTAACAGCCAACTGGAAGTTGCAGCTCGTAAGCAGAGGGACCAATCTTGTAAACAATGATGAAAGGTCAAAAAAATGAAATGCAAGCTTGTTAGAGGATCTTGTAGCCAGAGATGTTTGAACATAAGGTTGTGCCTTGAGATAGATTACATCACCAAGTTGAAATGCTCTATCAGTGCGTTTCTTATCAGCTTGCACTTTCATTTTGTTTTGAGCTCTGACCAGATGTTGTCTGACTAGATGTTGCATCGGTTCCCTTTCCTCCAACCAAGTATTCAGATCATCAACTGGATAGGATTGAGCAAGATCTATGCCAAAGTGCCTTGGTTCATGTCCATAAAGAACAACAAATGGAGTCTTGCCCAATGAAGAATGAAAAGAGGTATTATACCAATACTCTGCTAATGCTAACCATTGAGACCGCTTGGAGGGGCAGGTATGAACAAAGCAACGAAGGTATGTATCAAGACACTGATTGACGTGTTccgtttggccatcggtttgtgGGTGGTAGGCACTGCTCATGCGCAGCTGAGTGCCCAAAAGTTTGAACAGTTCTTACCGTAGGTTGCTAGTAAAAACTTTGTCTCGATCTGAGACTATAGAAGTGGGTAGGCCATGTAATTTGAAGATGCTGTTCATGAAAAGTATAGCCACTTGGAATGCAGTGAATGGGTGGGATAAGGCAAGCAAGTGGGCatacttggagaacttatcaactATGACAAGTATACAGTTAAAACAAGCAGACCTTGGTCTTCTACAAAATCTAAAGTGATCATTTGCTAGGCTCTTTCGGGTATGGACAAAGGGGCTTGTAACCCAGGATAAGCCACAAATTTAGATTTGGCTTGTTGACACCCACTACATTGGGCTACAAAATCTTTCACAGTTTGTTTAAGTCTAGGCCAAGCAAAAAGTTGTTTGATCCTATGGTAAGTGACCTCATAACCAGAGTGACCACCAATGGCACTACTATGCAAGGAGGACAGAATTTTGTAATGTAGAGATGGTTGAGAACCAATCCATACCCTTCCCTTGTACCTGATTAATCCATCTTGAAGAGAGTAATGCCCCTAAGGTGATGAAACTGAAAGTTCAGCAAGTAACTTTGTAGCCTGTGGGTCTTGATGATAAGCTTCTTAAATATCCTGAAGCCAGAGTGGCTTAATGATAGACATAGCAGCAATTTCATATGTGTCATCAGGATTGACTCATGAAAGAGCATCAGCCACCTTATTATCAGCCCCCTTTTATACATGATTTCATAAGACAGACCCATTAGCTTGGTGAGAGCTTTGTGTTGCCATGGAGTGGAGAGCTTTTGATCTTCCAAGTGTGTCAAACTCTTCTGGTCTATAAGTATGATGAATGGTGAAGTTTGGAGATAATGTCGCCAATGATCAACTGCCATTATAATAGCTAGATACTTTTTCTCATAAGTAGAGAGACCCAAGCCTTTACCCCTAAAGCCTTACTAACATATGCTATGGGATGACCTTGCTGTTGAAGCACAGCTCCAATTATTTCAATAATGAAAGGCAGCTCAAAGTTTGGCATGGCCAAGACTAGTGTGTACATGAGGGCTTGTTTCAATGCCTGAAAACTAGCTTCGATCAGAGGCTGAAGTCCAGATAAACACATGGCCCTTCTTCAACAACTCAGTAAGGGGTTTGCTCAATAAGACAAACTGGGGTACAAACTTCCTGTAGTAAGCCACCATGCCAAGGAAGCTTCTCAAATCCTTAATGTTCTGTGGTGTAGGCCAGTCCTTAATAATTGCAATCTTGGAAGGGTCAGTAGACACTCCTTCTGCACTGACAGTATGCCCCAAATATGTGAGCTGCTGCTTAGCAAAGGCACATTTAGACATTTTAACATGAAACTGATGCTTTTCGAGTATTGTCAGAACTTCCTTAACATGCTGAAGGCGTTCTGGCCAAGATTTGTGTGACAATCCTgattttccacgaagggaaaatccaaAGATATGAATTATAATGTGATACTCTAGGAGACCAAGCCgtcacattatcaaataacagttGATACCACAGTTCATACATAGTGGAAGTACAAGTTTACAAGGCATTACAACTCTTGGTAACACACATAAGTACAAGGTTAATCTAGCAGAAATGCACACAGGGCTTCATCAGAGTAGACTTATCCTTCATGGACTATCATCAGGGTAGACGTTGAGCGTCAgtgagtgaaggctcctccttcactaGCAATCATCAGAGTAGGCATAGAGCATCAGCGGGCATAGAgttcatctcctcaaccaaacttgagcgcagGAACAAGACCATCTAACCCTTCTAATCTCAAGGGTTGTCGTTGCAGATGACATCCAAACCTGCCAAATATctttcagtacgatttgtactggccactagctcccaccctatgctttgcgttgctttgtggtaagtggaatgcaagggtagagcaaaaggacTATATATGGCTGTAGTTTTCCTATGCAtgttcatcaatattttataatagttcatcaagttttaacccatctcatccacacgttcacccatcccatcacacacatctcatgacactctcactctctaggtggCAAGGGCAACTCCCTCTCGTACCTTTCCTTAACGGCTAACAGCCGAAATTGAACAAACCCagggggagaagaagaaaggactcctctctctagtcaagtgaagcagtaacataggaaaggtccatagccgtaAAAAggcggcatatgtatcgatcgatcaaccaaaactCTACAGAGGTTTACACTACCACCAGATCCTCCATCATCGACGACCGTCGTCGTCTAGGCTGATTCTGTGCTTGCTTTCTAAACTGGAGCAATACAATCCTGCCACTCAGCCCTGAGGCACCCTGGATCAAACACCGGCACGTTAAGATTGTGAGACGTAGTACCGGGCCCAACAGTGGTACTACGCATCTAGAAAGGATCGGGTTCCAACGCCCTTACCTCCCACACTATCAACTACAACCTAGCAGTAATGGCATTGCCCCAAGTTTAGTCCACAGCCGTCTCCTTATCGCATGGAGCAAGTGGATGTAGGTTCCTATGAACCGGTTCCCAGAACATATAAGTCCTTAAGGTGACCAGACAAGACATCTTCACGTTGGGGATCCAACACCCCATGCTTCAACTACACCTCCATTCTGGGGATTCGTTCCACGAAGACAGTCCTCCCCAGAATCTATACCACTAACCAGTACCCGCCATAGGTACACCTTTCAAGGAGTGCTCAGGTCACACTCCGGCAAGACTCACACCAAGGCTCGTCGTAGAATCCTGTCcggtcgactcaaccctcaccacacacccaagacacacgccaagatctccctaGTTGTTATTACCATATTATTGGCACCAAGTGCCAtaaccactcacaaacaatcctccaccaggcatcacatcatagatataatgcatagtagagagaaagtagcaagtagtaagcgAGCATCTATCCTAACAAcgggtgtgcaggggtaaaggttgcgtcaaggtaatggctttcaagcaattctaccatgcatccTATCACAGTTTATTGCATAAAATTAAAGCACTAGCTGCTACATTATTGCATGTCTAATaagattctacgaggttgggtgggatgtggcacctgtcAAGATCCACAATGTACTCATAGTCATTCTCCACCAAGTCCTGCTGCCATCCGCGCTTCCTTCTTCCAACGAGTTTCGGTCTGATCAATGTTATCCGTGATGCAACTACCTCGCTAGAGCGACAAGCAAAGAACAATCAATACTCTAAAAAGGCAACAagacaaagaagatagaagaacaCCAAACGAACACTAAAGAAAAGACCTAGCCCTCATGGCGGACGCCTGATCCTTGGGTAGGAACAGAAGTGGTGGTTCTCTAAGCACAAGCTCAAGTCATAGCCTAGCTAGTACTTCCTAGGCCAATCGTGTTGACCTATATGGCTTTAAGTATAATGGCCTAGAGTCTAGCTCAACTAAAGCAAACACCACAACTCACGCTCTTTTGATTCGGGCATCATGGATATTGACGGGAACCAAAAAGATTGCAAGCAAGAGGGATAGAGAGGAAGTTTTAGTTTCTCTTAGTCCATACACCATTGTAATCAATGAGAACTAAGGAGAGGATGGAACAGGAGGAGAAAAGAGAGGGGTGGTGATCTACTTCTTCCAACCCTCACGCCATGGAAAAAGACAGGGCATCGGAAGGAGTGACACACAAGAGAACACAAACGCTcaaccactcatagggtacctCGACCAATGTGCACTAAATGGCACTAAGGCATGCCTCAGGATCTTAGTGGCGTGGTTGTCACCATGAGAACCCAAGGAGTGCTAAGGTCTATAagaggtacaagcatacaaggggctCAAGCACGAAAGAGCCAAAAGAGAGGGGTAGGGATTCAccttcctttgatccactcgCCATAGCTATCAATGTGAATCGAAGGAATGGAATTAAGAGAGCAACAAACAAACACTAACATACACAAACACTCAAAAAGGGATTTTGGTTCCATGGCACTTTGATCCTCATGTTATGGTAATAGACACGAACCAaagaaatcagaacaagaagatcaatccacatcttactagaTCGACGGGGATCGATAGAGGGGGAGAGAAGATAGAAGAATGGTCTCCACATTCTCTCGACCAACACACCATGGCAACGGGCGAGGGTTGAAAGAAAAGAGACATAAAAGAGCAAAAGAGAGGTACAACTCCATGGTCATGGCAAGGTGAACTCGCAACCACAAGCTATACCTACACGAGTTGGCTTCAGTAGTTCTATGATTGTCGTCCCCTAGTTCTCCCACTAGACTAGGTCATAGAGGGCTTGAAACATGCGGGTATGAACCGCATCAATATTGCCATCGAGTCCACAATGGCCACGTCCTATGGACAAAGATAGGAGCTAATGATCATAGCACTATAAAGTCAATTAAAGCACGAGGGAATGTGCTACGCTCGGCATCATGGCCATGGCAGGATGAATCCCATGACCAAAATGATCGAACAAGTTACAATTCCCTCGACAACAATGCTGGAAGGCTCAGTCCACAAGCAAACAAACACACAACACATAGGAACTAACTAACATGACAACAATGATGGAGGAGTAGCACATATCCATAGCACAAAAGATAGACCGCGTGATGAAGGCACGACATAGTCATAGATAATGATATAGATAgatcatgcatcatcaagtatGAAAGAGCAATGAAATGTAAATTAGGAGCTTTGCTGACATCGAGGATGGTGTCGGTGAGGGTTCAAAGGTTTGACCTTGAAGGTGGAGGGCTACAGCAGCGCATTCCAGTGGGCTatggctagctgtggcttgctatTGGCTAGCAATGGCTATCTACAGTTGCTATTGGCTGGTTGTGGCTAGCTACGGCTTGCTGCGGCTAGCTATGGCTTGTTGCAGATGATCGGAAGGCGGTTGCTGCCACTAGACATGACTCCAGTGGTGAGGAAGGGGACCGATGGGGTGGCATCATCATCCATCTCCCAAGCAATGGTGCGGCAAGGTCGTTGACCTTCCTATGACGGTGAAAGATGGCTACACAAAGTCCGGTCTTAGACAAGAATGGCAAGATCGATGAAAGGGAGGAAAAGGCAGAGCCTTGGGCTTTGGGGCTCACCGGCGATGGAGGAGAAGCTCATTGGTGGTGAGGGGGTGCTATCAAGGTGGTGACAAAGTGAAGCGCAGTGCCGTGGTTCTGTGCCCGGTGAGGGGTAGCGGCTCGGTGTCAGGGTGCTCAGCAAGGATGGGGTCATAGGCACGATGAGGACGGAGCAAGGATGCGACATGGTTGGCATCCTTGGCTCCCATTCGAGGCATGGATAGAGGAGGTGGTGTCACGAATAGGAAGGAGAGGCTAGTGGCGAGGTGAGGTAGAAGGCAGCATGGACATGGAGGCGAGGTGCTCATGGTCGTAGAGGCGCTCATCAAGGCAGTGCTCGGTgtcctaggcatggcatggtcATGACGCTGAGCAAGAGGCTGGTGGCATGacatcatggtggtggtggtggtggttgtagaGGTAGAGCGGGGAGGTGATGCCATGGTGCGGCTCCGTGGCACGGTGAGGTCATGATGCAGACGGAGGCAGAGCACGGCATGGACGTAGAGGTGGCACGGTGGTGTGGCCAAGGACGACTGACCACGATGTGGCTGGCTGTGGTGTCTGCACGACCGGCTACGGCTGGCACCACCGGCAGCAGAGAACGGAGAGCAAGGAGATAGGAAGAGAGTGCGGCGGCGGTGGGGAATGAAAGAACAGAGGAGCGGTAATGGTATTTGTAGGTGCCAGCTAGGGTTCTAGGAGGTGCCGGTGATCCTCGTCGTCCATGTGGGAgtggggacatgtggcgtgcatctaGCGGGCAGTGGTACGGACACCGAGGCATGGGGTGTGGCTCTACATCAGGTGAGCAGCGGCAGTGGCTGAGGTGCGATGCGAGGCACGCTAGGGTTGGGGTGCAGGGGCGTGTGGGAGCTCAGCCCTATGGGGGCTAGGGCTGGGCTAGCGGGTCACGATGCTATGCTATTGGGCCGTTTGGCGGGAGAAGGGAGGGAGGCGAGTTGGGCCACCAGCATGGCTACTGGGCTTGGAAAGGAGAAGGCAAGCGGGCCAGTCGGTTAATGAGCTAGGGCGTAGGAAGGAAGGAAGAGGGGAGGAGGAGTGGGCCGGCTGGGCTAGGAGGAGGGGAAAAGGGAAAAATGGATTTTTCCCTTTAAGAGTCAAGGAATTTTGAGATGGAATTTGAAAGAGATTTGAAATGAATTCAAAGGGGGTTTGAGAGGGATTATTGCTACAAATTTGTGCACTCCAACTCCAAACAAAACTTCAAACACAAAACCCAACTCAAGAACATAGACACTCTCCTATAATCAATTCTATATGAATGCAACAATTTATTAGTGGGTTTGACCTAGGTTTGACCTAGagactacatgcttcacacattgcaggaaattttttaaaaagctCGCATTTTTTGATGCTCAAAAACCTAGGTTGTTATAGTCCTCCCCCCTCAtaggaatctcatccccgagattatgGTGTTGCTCAGTCAGTAAATAGGTGGGGGTGTTGTTTTTGAAGTCCATCTTACTTCTTCCATTTGATTCTCATTCATTGTGGCTACTCCATAGGGCTAGCAGAAAGGGATTGTTGTCCTTGTGGTTTCTTTGATAGCTCAATCCAAAGTCTTCACAAGGTGCTCAAGGTACTCAAGCGGGTCTTGTAGATCTGGCCGAGCTTCTGTCTGGATTTGTTCTTCTAAGACTTTTAGGTACTTCCTCACTATAAGACATGGAAAACAGGGTGTACTCCCACTAGGTTAGCGGGTAGCTCCACTTGTAGGCAAGCTTCTCAATTCTACTCTACATCTTGTAGGGGTCTATGAAGTGAGATGCTAGCTTGCTTTTAACGTGAAACCTCATGGTGCCTCTAAGGGGTGATACTGACTGCAGCTAACTTCAAGCTCGAGTTATGCATAGTCATCAACCTTGAAACTGAGATCACATCTTCTTTTGTCAGTATAGCTCTTCTAGTGGGTCTATTCTATTTTTAGGTTCTCTCTGACTTAgtcacttgctcttcagcttcctttATCGATACTGGTCAAAAATTTGTCTTTCTCTGGCTTCTAACTATGcgagtggggttacaaacaactATCAAGGGCCTATTCCGACaagcttgatagctattgttgtaggagaactcggcgATAGATAGGCTTTCCACCTAATATGATCCATAAGTCAAGGCACAAGCTCTAAGCAGGTCTTCTAATATTTGATGTACCCTCTTAGTCTAACCATCAGTCTAGGGGTGGAGAGTTCTGGGTTACAGAACAACTTTTCCAAGAATAAACAAGTCACTTGGTCCATCAATTGACTATGACCCATTTCAAGTTATTTCCCTTCTGAGAGCGGGGTAAACTGATTGTAACGTCCAAACCAACTGCAATGTTCATAAAGGATGCCAAATGTAATGTTCATGTTGATATCTTCCTAATTCCTTAGAGGAATGTCCAAGGGCTGAAGTAATCTTGCGGGTCTCtggtgttcagccttgactctttGGTTAATGTTGCATCTAGCCACATAGGCTGCAATATTGTGTTCCATGTCCTTCTACCAGAATCTAT
This DNA window, taken from Miscanthus floridulus cultivar M001 chromosome 13, ASM1932011v1, whole genome shotgun sequence, encodes the following:
- the LOC136501336 gene encoding xyloglucan endotransglycosylase/hydrolase protein 8-like translates to MARPTSTPAALVAPSLAVAVLCLVVWSASAEFWLDEFTTDGDVRKDYDRSGRQVASLVLDRRSGAGFNSTRKYLFGEFSVEMKLVAGNSAGTVTSFYLTSGEGDEHDEIDMEFMGNSSGSPTVLNTNVWASGDGKKEHQFYLWFDPAADFHKYKIIWNDKNIIFQVDDVTVRVFKRYDDLPYPDAKPMAVHATLWDGSYWATEKGKVPIDWSGAPFVVSYRAYTANACAVVDGRSTSCPAGGNEWMDRQPDDTDRLTVAWARRNCLQYNYCDDGWRFPQGFPGECARN